DNA from Corynebacterium stationis:
ACGACGTTGGGTATCGGTGATGCTGATAGTTCGTAGGCCGTCTACAACGCGACCTAGGCGTACACCGCGCTGTTTGGGTTTGTCGCCGCCTTCTTCCATAACGCGCTTTTTCGCGTAGGCTTCGACTTCTTCGAAGGTGCCCTCAAACGCGATAAGTTCAGCACGCAAGCGCCAGGCGGCACCGCGCTTCTGCAACTTCTTGGCGTGCTTTTCCACCATCTCTAAATACTCAAGGCTTAACCCTCGCTCTTCAGCAAGCGCTACTGATTCGCGTTGGAGGCGAGGTGAGTCGGTGGGGCCGAAAAGGACATCGGAAAGCTGGGTGAAACTCTTCGCAGTCTTGCGAGCCATGCCATCGCTTGCCATGTCATATGGCGAGCGTTTAGACATGTCTTTTAAGATGCCTATTGCTTGGCTGGTAAGAGCCATAAATTCTTCGTATTTATCCATGCCTTCGACACTAAAACGCAAACGCAAGCCCGCGCTAGGGGAAGGACAAAAACCTGTGGATGACCACGTTGACACATCACGCAACAGGCAAAGTTATCCACAGGAGGGAGTTTTAGGAGTCATCGACAAGCGGCAATAGAGTGTCTAGCTCATCGCACGTCATGTCAACAACGCTCTTCCAATCGCCGCTAGCTCGGAATTGCTTGCGCTGGCGTTCGTAACCGGCGCCGCGGTCGATGATTTCCAGCACCAGCTGCAGCTCCCGCGCGCACCCTAGTTCCTTCGCGAGCGGGGTTAGTTCATCGACCAAGTCGGCGAGTTCGTCTTTAACCCAGCGTTCATCGGTAGCGCGCGAGGTAATCACCAAAGCATCCATGCCATAACGGGCACCGCGCCACTTATTTTCCGCAACATGCCACTGCTGCAAGATAGGCAGCGGTTTGCCCTCATCAATCATGCGGTCATAGTGAACTACCAGGCAGTGGGTTAGCGCCACCACGGCGGCTAACTCCCGCAGGTTCGAGGAAGCATCAGACACGCGGACTTCCACGGTGCCCCACTTCGAGGCCGGGCGGATATCAAAGTGCATGGAACCGGTGTGGTTGATAACGCCGGAAATAGACTGGTCCCGCATGTAGTCCTGCCACGCGGCCCAGTCCTTGAATTGATAAGGCATGCCGGCTGTTGGCAACTGCTGGTACAGCATCGTGCGGTTGGAGGCGTAGCCGGTGTCCAAACCATCCCAGCCCGGCGAGCACGCGGAAATCGCCAACAAGTGCGGGTACTTTGTCATCAACGCGTTAATGATGGGCCACACGCGGTCCTCATGGGAAATGCCCACATGCACATGCGTTCCCCACAGCAGCATCTGCTGGCCCCAGTATTGCGTGCGGTTTATGATCTCAGAATAGGATTCCTTTTCCGAGACCGGGTTCTTCCGAAAATCCGAAAAAGGGTGCCCGCCGGATCCCCAGACGCGGATATCGTGTTGCTTCGCAGCGGCTTGCACGGCGCGAATGCCAGTGTTGAGCTCAGCAATTGCTTCCGGAACGGTGTTGCAAATGCCGGTGACCAGCTCAACTGTGTTTTGCAGAAATTCTTTTTCAAGGTGAATATCGGGCGCAATGTCTGCAACCGCATCCACAATTTCTGATGCCCGTGGCACCAGGTCACGGGTTACGGGGTCAACAAGCGCGACTTCCCACTCAACCCCCAGCGTGGGCTGCGGGGAGCGGGCGAAGATTTCTTCGACGTATTCCGTGTTACTCACTAATCCATCGTACCCAACCGACATGGGGCCAGGCGTGATTACATTCTTTAATTTTTAGTTGTCAGTTAAGACAATGGTCACGCCGTCGCGGGTGTTATCAGGCAAAATATTGCTGTGCTCGCGGGCAACGCCGTGGTATTGATCGGCGAGCTCGCGCGCGGTTTGTTCGGCAGCAGCGTTGCCTTTGGGGAAAAATACGGTGGTTTCGGGCAGGATTTCATCGGCGAAGTTTCCTACCTCGCCCAACTCTCGGCCATCGGCGCGCAGGCGGTCGGCGACATCGGCAGCTAGGCCTTGGGTCATCGAGTTATTCAAGACATTGACCTTCAGCGGCGCAGCAGGGGCGGCAGGAGCAGCAGCGGGTGCATCATCGCCTGTCGATGCCCGCTTGGCCTTTTCAGCATCACCACGGTCTGCGTCATCTTGCTCAGGCTTGGCTTCTGGATTGTCCTTATCGGCGTCAGCCTGCGCATCACCGGCTTCGTCCCCTGGAATATCTGTGGATTGCTCGGCAGTATCGGCGCCGACAGTGCCTGGTTCTTGCTCGCTGGATTCGTTGGTTTGCTCAGCGGCTTGCTCAGAACTGTCATCTTGGGTGAAGGCATATAGCGCCCACAGGCCGAACATGACCGCAACGGCAATGAGCACCATCGCGAAACCGCGCAGCGGCAACGTGGTGGCGGTAGCTCCTGCACCAGCAGATTGGCTAGCTTCGTTCCCTGAATTGTCTACAGTCTCATTAGTCACACCAGTAACACTAGTTGTCAGAGGATGAGTTTTCGTGCGCGGCACGCCGGATTTCCTCGCGTTCTCCACGTTTTCTA
Protein-coding regions in this window:
- a CDS encoding LytR C-terminal domain-containing protein, producing MTNETVDNSGNEASQSAGAGATATTLPLRGFAMVLIAVAVMFGLWALYAFTQDDSSEQAAEQTNESSEQEPGTVGADTAEQSTDIPGDEAGDAQADADKDNPEAKPEQDDADRGDAEKAKRASTGDDAPAAAPAAPAAPLKVNVLNNSMTQGLAADVADRLRADGRELGEVGNFADEILPETTVFFPKGNAAAEQTARELADQYHGVAREHSNILPDNTRDGVTIVLTDN
- a CDS encoding glutamate--cysteine ligase is translated as MSNTEYVEEIFARSPQPTLGVEWEVALVDPVTRDLVPRASEIVDAVADIAPDIHLEKEFLQNTVELVTGICNTVPEAIAELNTGIRAVQAAAKQHDIRVWGSGGHPFSDFRKNPVSEKESYSEIINRTQYWGQQMLLWGTHVHVGISHEDRVWPIINALMTKYPHLLAISACSPGWDGLDTGYASNRTMLYQQLPTAGMPYQFKDWAAWQDYMRDQSISGVINHTGSMHFDIRPASKWGTVEVRVSDASSNLRELAAVVALTHCLVVHYDRMIDEGKPLPILQQWHVAENKWRGARYGMDALVITSRATDERWVKDELADLVDELTPLAKELGCARELQLVLEIIDRGAGYERQRKQFRASGDWKSVVDMTCDELDTLLPLVDDS